From Citricoccus sp. SGAir0253, a single genomic window includes:
- a CDS encoding DNA-formamidopyrimidine glycosylase family protein: MPEGDSLVRVANRLRPVLAGRELRRTDFRVPQLATADLSGRTVEAVWPRAKYLVVQAGELAVLSHLKMEGHWDVHELTGPDGAPLRPRWRSPGWQARCVLETAEHQVVGFQLGLLEVLPTAGLEERLGFLGPDLLDPGWADPAVAAALLEEGVRRLAAEPERPIGVALLDQRLVSGIGNIYRCETLLLAGLDPHRPVSAVPDLPGLVLLARDLMRVNTGPGPRGTTDVVRDDAAPYGIRVRTPPGGPGGPYANRPAAGARGGADRRAPRYWVYGRGRHGCYRCGGPVAVEQLGDARALDRTLHWCPRCQR, from the coding sequence ATGCCCGAGGGTGACTCCCTCGTCCGGGTGGCGAACCGGCTGCGGCCCGTCCTGGCCGGCCGGGAGCTGCGGCGCACCGACTTCCGGGTGCCGCAGCTGGCCACCGCCGACCTCTCCGGGCGCACCGTGGAGGCCGTGTGGCCGCGGGCGAAGTACCTGGTGGTGCAGGCGGGCGAGCTGGCGGTCCTGTCCCACCTGAAGATGGAGGGCCACTGGGACGTCCACGAGCTCACCGGGCCGGACGGCGCGCCCCTGCGCCCGCGGTGGCGCTCCCCCGGCTGGCAGGCCCGGTGCGTGCTCGAGACCGCGGAGCACCAGGTGGTCGGGTTCCAGCTGGGCCTGCTGGAGGTGCTGCCGACCGCCGGGCTCGAGGAGCGGCTCGGCTTCCTGGGACCGGACCTGCTGGACCCGGGCTGGGCGGACCCGGCCGTGGCCGCGGCCCTGCTCGAGGAGGGGGTCCGGCGGCTGGCGGCCGAGCCGGAACGGCCGATCGGGGTGGCGCTGCTGGACCAGCGCCTCGTGTCCGGGATCGGCAACATCTACCGCTGCGAGACCCTCCTGCTGGCCGGGCTGGACCCGCACCGCCCCGTCTCCGCCGTGCCGGACCTGCCCGGGCTGGTGCTGCTGGCCCGGGACCTGATGCGGGTCAACACCGGCCCCGGTCCGCGGGGCACCACGGACGTGGTGCGCGACGACGCCGCCCCCTACGGCATCCGGGTGCGGACCCCGCCGGGCGGGCCGGGCGGGCCGTACGCGAACCGGCCGGCGGCCGGGGCCCGGGGCGGCGCCGACCGCCGCGCGCCCCGGTACTGGGTCTACGGCCGCGGCCGGCACGGGTGCTACCGCTGTGGCGGGCCGGTCGCCGTCGAGCAGCTCGGGGACGCGCGCGCCCTGGACCGCACCCTCCACTGGTGCCCCCGCTGCCAGCGCTGA
- a CDS encoding glucose-1-phosphate adenylyltransferase family protein, producing the protein MADPFPQDPARRTVALVLAGGRGGRLTPLTDARSKPAVPVAGQYRLIDVAMSNLAHSGLRDVWVVEQYRPFTLNQHLAGGRPWDLDGTRHGLRILPPAEGRTEEGFSAGNGHALFQQLPLLEAFGARTVVVLSADQLYELDLGPVLEQHRERGSELTMVTTETDEDPSRFGVVQVDGDGAVTDYAYKPEEPNGRLVAAEVFVFDVAALARVVRGLVEEQDDPEGTSLGDYGETILPRFLEGSRVHEYRLEGYWRDIGTLEAYYRAHMELVEQRGLPLDRPDWPLLTNAESTPPAWIDAEATVRSSLVSAGCRIHGEVEYSVIGPGVVVEAGARVSRSVLLGDATVPAGAVLETVIADVGAEIPTGRSGGPGGADGAEVANRLEGDGEGSGELTVLVPADRGPGGPDETTGD; encoded by the coding sequence ATGGCCGACCCGTTCCCCCAGGACCCCGCCCGCCGGACCGTCGCCCTCGTGCTGGCCGGCGGCCGCGGCGGCCGGCTGACCCCGCTGACCGACGCCCGGTCCAAGCCCGCGGTGCCGGTGGCCGGACAGTACCGGCTGATCGACGTGGCGATGTCCAACCTGGCCCACTCGGGGCTGCGGGACGTGTGGGTGGTCGAGCAGTACCGGCCCTTCACGCTCAACCAGCACTTGGCCGGCGGCCGGCCCTGGGACCTCGACGGCACCCGGCACGGACTGCGCATCCTGCCCCCGGCCGAGGGCCGCACGGAGGAGGGCTTCTCCGCCGGCAACGGCCACGCGCTGTTCCAGCAGCTGCCGTTGCTGGAGGCCTTCGGGGCTCGGACCGTGGTGGTGCTCAGCGCCGACCAGCTCTACGAGCTGGACCTGGGCCCCGTGCTGGAGCAGCACCGCGAGCGCGGCTCCGAGCTGACCATGGTCACCACCGAGACGGACGAGGACCCCTCCCGGTTCGGCGTGGTGCAGGTGGACGGGGACGGCGCCGTCACCGACTACGCCTACAAGCCCGAGGAGCCGAACGGGCGCCTCGTGGCCGCGGAGGTCTTCGTGTTCGACGTCGCGGCCCTGGCCCGTGTGGTGCGTGGGCTGGTCGAGGAGCAGGACGACCCGGAGGGCACCTCCCTGGGTGACTACGGCGAGACGATCCTGCCCCGGTTCCTCGAGGGCTCGCGCGTGCACGAGTACCGCCTCGAGGGCTACTGGCGGGACATCGGCACCCTCGAGGCGTACTACCGGGCCCACATGGAGCTGGTGGAGCAGCGCGGCCTGCCGCTGGACCGGCCGGACTGGCCGCTCCTCACGAACGCCGAGTCCACGCCGCCGGCCTGGATCGACGCCGAGGCCACGGTGCGCTCCTCCCTCGTCTCCGCCGGCTGCCGGATCCACGGGGAGGTCGAGTACAGCGTGATCGGCCCCGGTGTGGTGGTGGAGGCCGGGGCGAGGGTGTCCCGGTCCGTGCTGCTCGGGGACGCCACCGTGCCCGCCGGAGCGGTCCTCGAGACGGTGATCGCCGACGTCGGGGCCGAGATCCCCACCGGGCGCTCCGGCGGACCCGGGGGCGCGGACGGCGCGGAGGTGGCGAACCGGCTCGAGGGCGACGGCGAGGGCTCCGGGGAGCTCACCGTCCTGGTGCCCGCCGACCGCGGCCCCGGCGGCCCGGACGAGACGACCGGGGACTGA
- a CDS encoding DEAD/DEAH box helicase has protein sequence MAADPTTDQATGRSTAPAGPAAGRASAPAGPATGPTTPGAQDPAAVLGRFTPATREWFTGAFAAPTPAQLGAWDAISSGQHALVVAPTGSGKTLSAFLWALDGFLRPRERPAGGDAPAAGPGQDPLPGAPPAPAAGTGTSGKRPKELTRVLYVSPLKALGVDVERNLRAPLIGITQTARRLGVEAPEVRVGVRSGDTPARERRQLVSHPPDILITTPESLYLMLTSQARSTLAGVETVIVDEVHAVAGTKRGAHLAVSLERLDALLPAPAQRIGLSATVEPKEEVARFLGGIQPVRVVAPGSAKSWDVHVTVPVPDMTELPAAAAAHDLGPGSGLQAQASIWPHVEERIVDLVARNRSTIVFANSRRLAERLTGRLNEIWEERLAAAAEGVAAGTHGTAGTDGLDGAGPAEPARLGDVLAGVVPGRTGGDRERRGAPAQVMAQAGQSAGTAAEGTGGEFARAHHGSVSKEQRALIEDALKTGRLRCVVATSSLELGIDMGAVDLVIQVESPPSVASGLQRVGRAGHQVGETSTGWFFPKHRGDLVDTAVVVERMLAGRIESLSVPANPLDILAQQTVAACALDEIDAEDWFDRLRRTAPFATLPHSAYESVLDLLSGRYPSDEFAELRPRVVWDREAGTLTGRNGSQWLAVTSGGTIPDRGLFGVFLAGSEDRTGGADGPAAAGTARTGGRRVGELDEEMVYESRVGDVIVLGATSWQIQDITHDRVLVLPAFGQPGKLPFWRGDAEGRPAELGAAVGAFRREVEAALGPDGTPSGPAGERLAAAGLDGWARDNLAAYLSEQRESTGVVPTERTLVVERFLDELSDWRVVLHSPFGMPVHAPWALAVGARLHARYGMDGSAMAADDGIVLRVPMMDDEPPGADLFLFTAEELDELVTAEVGGSALFAARFRENAARALLLPRRDPGRRSPLWQQRQRAAQLLEVARKYPQFPVILETVRECLQDVYDLPALKDLAGRIEAKSVRLVETTTKSPSPFAQSLLFGYVAQFIYEGDSPLAERRAAALSLDPGLLNELLGRAELADLLDAEVIATVEADLQRLSPARRVRGAEGLADLLRLLGPLTAAEAAARLQSGRPPEAEAGAVAGAVAAGAAGVVAGAGDEGAPDDGAVEPVAAEPPVAPPAGEEEAAELLDGLVAAHRALRIRLAGREHYAAVEDAARLRDALGVALPMGVPLAFIEPVADPLGDLVSRYARTHGPFTATEAGAALGLGAAVVLQVLQRLAAERRVTEGRYRPGGESPAGPLDAEWCEVEVLRRIRRRSLAALRAEVEPVEQPAYARFLADWQHLEPAPGGGSPATLRGIDGVATVLEQLAGVPVPASAWESHVLPARVRDYAPAQLDELLASGEFLWAGTAAAAGTDGWIAFHPAETVDLGIVRAEDFEPGPVHRALEAVLDGGGAWFFGPLAARVRAGWEGEPLSTHDLLAALWELVWAGRVGNDTFAPVRGLLGRGRTAHKSRARTPRARSARPGGGARLSRLRRLEEATGAFGAGGLDGEGTGTPGRGAGMPVELGPADAARAAGRWSLLPAPLEDPTIRAHAAAEALLERYGVITRGSVVAEEVPGGFGTQYRLLTRMEEAGQVRRGYYVEHLGAAQFSTGATVDRLRGFARQDVAAPESPPSGPGGWSPPGSGGRPRPGRDEWSRAGGAARPDPGPPALALAATDPANPYGAALPWPELPPGPDGVRPTGQRPGRKAGAVVVLVAGELVLYVERGGRTLLCFSEDPEVLGSTARALEWALRTARVEKMSLEKVNGLSLPGTALAEALLEAGFYSSPSGVRFRS, from the coding sequence ATGGCAGCCGACCCCACCACCGACCAGGCGACCGGCCGGTCCACCGCTCCGGCGGGCCCAGCGGCCGGCCGGGCGAGCGCCCCGGCGGGCCCCGCGACCGGCCCGACGACGCCGGGCGCCCAGGACCCGGCCGCGGTCCTGGGCCGCTTCACCCCCGCCACGCGCGAGTGGTTCACGGGGGCCTTCGCGGCGCCCACCCCCGCGCAGCTGGGCGCATGGGACGCCATCTCCTCCGGCCAGCACGCCCTGGTCGTCGCCCCCACGGGATCCGGCAAGACCCTCTCGGCGTTCCTGTGGGCCCTGGACGGCTTCCTGCGCCCCCGGGAGCGGCCCGCGGGCGGCGACGCCCCGGCCGCCGGACCCGGACAGGACCCCCTGCCGGGAGCGCCGCCCGCCCCCGCCGCTGGAACCGGGACGTCCGGCAAGCGGCCGAAGGAACTCACCCGGGTCCTCTACGTCTCCCCGCTCAAGGCACTCGGCGTGGACGTGGAGCGGAACCTGCGCGCCCCGCTCATCGGGATCACCCAGACGGCCCGGCGGCTCGGGGTCGAGGCCCCGGAGGTCCGCGTGGGCGTGCGCTCCGGGGACACCCCGGCCCGCGAGCGCCGGCAGCTCGTGAGCCACCCCCCGGACATCCTCATCACCACCCCGGAGTCCCTGTACCTCATGCTCACCTCGCAGGCGCGCTCCACGCTGGCCGGGGTGGAGACGGTGATCGTGGACGAGGTGCACGCGGTGGCCGGCACCAAGCGCGGCGCCCACCTGGCGGTATCCCTCGAGCGGCTGGACGCGCTGCTGCCGGCCCCCGCCCAGCGCATCGGCCTGTCCGCCACGGTGGAGCCGAAGGAGGAGGTCGCCCGCTTCCTCGGCGGCATCCAGCCGGTGCGGGTGGTGGCCCCGGGGTCGGCGAAGTCCTGGGACGTGCACGTCACGGTGCCCGTCCCGGACATGACCGAACTGCCCGCCGCGGCCGCCGCCCACGACCTCGGGCCGGGCTCCGGGCTCCAGGCCCAGGCCTCGATCTGGCCGCACGTGGAGGAGCGGATCGTGGACCTCGTGGCCCGCAACCGCTCCACGATCGTCTTCGCGAACTCCCGCCGGCTCGCCGAGCGGCTCACCGGCCGGCTCAACGAGATCTGGGAGGAGCGCCTTGCCGCTGCGGCAGAGGGCGTCGCGGCCGGGACGCACGGGACGGCCGGGACGGATGGTCTTGACGGCGCCGGACCGGCCGAGCCGGCCCGGCTGGGGGACGTGCTGGCCGGCGTCGTGCCCGGCCGGACGGGCGGGGACCGGGAGCGGCGCGGCGCCCCGGCCCAGGTGATGGCCCAGGCCGGCCAGTCGGCGGGCACGGCCGCCGAGGGCACCGGCGGTGAGTTCGCCCGGGCGCACCACGGATCGGTGTCCAAGGAGCAGCGGGCCCTGATCGAGGACGCGCTGAAGACGGGCCGGCTGCGCTGCGTGGTGGCCACGAGCTCGCTGGAGCTGGGCATCGACATGGGCGCCGTGGACCTCGTCATCCAGGTCGAGTCCCCGCCCTCGGTCGCCTCCGGCCTGCAGCGCGTGGGCCGGGCCGGGCACCAGGTCGGGGAGACCTCCACCGGCTGGTTCTTCCCCAAGCACCGCGGCGACCTCGTGGACACCGCGGTCGTGGTGGAGCGCATGCTCGCCGGGCGCATCGAGTCCCTGTCCGTGCCCGCCAACCCGCTGGACATCCTCGCCCAGCAGACCGTGGCGGCGTGCGCCCTGGACGAGATCGACGCCGAGGACTGGTTCGACCGGCTGCGCCGCACCGCACCCTTCGCCACGCTGCCGCACTCGGCCTACGAGTCCGTGCTGGACCTGCTCTCCGGGCGCTATCCCTCGGACGAGTTCGCCGAGCTGCGCCCGCGCGTGGTGTGGGACCGCGAGGCCGGCACCCTCACCGGCCGCAACGGCTCGCAGTGGCTGGCGGTCACCTCCGGCGGCACCATCCCGGACCGGGGGCTGTTCGGCGTCTTCCTGGCCGGCTCGGAGGACCGCACCGGCGGCGCGGACGGCCCGGCGGCGGCCGGCACCGCGCGCACGGGCGGGCGCCGGGTGGGCGAGCTGGACGAGGAGATGGTCTACGAGTCCCGCGTCGGGGACGTGATCGTGCTGGGGGCCACCAGCTGGCAGATCCAGGACATCACCCACGACCGCGTCCTCGTCCTGCCCGCCTTCGGCCAGCCGGGCAAGCTGCCGTTCTGGCGCGGGGACGCCGAGGGCCGGCCCGCCGAGCTCGGCGCGGCCGTCGGCGCCTTCCGGCGCGAGGTGGAGGCCGCGCTGGGACCGGACGGCACGCCGTCGGGACCGGCCGGGGAGCGGCTCGCCGCGGCCGGGCTGGACGGATGGGCGCGGGACAACCTCGCCGCGTACCTGTCCGAGCAGCGCGAGTCCACCGGGGTGGTCCCCACGGAGCGCACCCTCGTGGTGGAGCGGTTCCTGGACGAGCTGAGCGACTGGCGCGTGGTGCTGCACTCCCCCTTCGGGATGCCCGTGCACGCCCCGTGGGCGCTGGCCGTCGGGGCCCGGCTGCACGCCCGCTACGGCATGGACGGCTCGGCCATGGCGGCCGACGACGGGATCGTGCTGCGGGTGCCGATGATGGACGACGAGCCGCCCGGGGCCGACCTGTTCCTGTTCACCGCCGAGGAGCTGGATGAGCTCGTCACGGCCGAGGTGGGCGGCTCGGCCCTGTTCGCGGCCCGGTTCCGGGAGAACGCCGCCCGCGCCCTGCTGCTGCCGCGGCGGGACCCGGGCCGGCGCTCGCCCCTGTGGCAGCAGCGCCAGCGGGCCGCCCAGCTGCTCGAGGTGGCCCGGAAGTACCCGCAGTTCCCGGTCATCCTGGAGACGGTGCGCGAGTGCCTGCAGGACGTCTATGACCTGCCGGCCCTCAAGGACCTGGCCGGGCGGATCGAGGCGAAGTCGGTGCGGCTGGTGGAGACCACCACGAAGTCGCCCTCGCCCTTCGCGCAGTCGCTGCTGTTCGGCTACGTGGCCCAGTTCATCTACGAGGGCGACTCCCCGCTCGCCGAGCGCCGCGCCGCCGCCCTGTCCCTGGACCCCGGGCTGCTCAACGAGCTGCTGGGCCGGGCCGAGCTGGCCGACCTGCTGGACGCCGAGGTCATCGCCACCGTGGAGGCGGACCTGCAGCGGCTCTCCCCCGCCCGCCGCGTCCGGGGCGCCGAGGGCCTGGCGGACCTGCTGCGGCTGCTCGGGCCGCTGACCGCCGCCGAGGCCGCGGCGCGCCTGCAGTCCGGGCGTCCGCCGGAGGCCGAAGCGGGAGCCGTGGCGGGAGCGGTGGCGGCCGGCGCGGCCGGGGTGGTCGCGGGAGCCGGCGACGAGGGCGCCCCGGACGACGGCGCGGTCGAGCCGGTGGCCGCGGAGCCACCCGTGGCGCCGCCCGCCGGCGAGGAGGAGGCCGCCGAACTGCTCGACGGGCTGGTGGCCGCGCACCGGGCGCTGCGGATCCGGCTGGCCGGCCGGGAGCACTACGCCGCGGTCGAGGACGCCGCCCGCCTCCGGGACGCCCTCGGGGTGGCCCTGCCGATGGGCGTGCCGCTGGCCTTCATCGAGCCGGTCGCGGACCCGCTGGGGGACCTGGTCTCCCGCTACGCCCGCACCCACGGGCCCTTCACCGCCACCGAGGCGGGGGCCGCGCTGGGACTCGGTGCCGCCGTCGTGCTCCAGGTCCTGCAGCGCCTGGCCGCCGAGCGCCGGGTCACCGAGGGCCGGTACCGGCCCGGCGGGGAGTCACCGGCCGGGCCGCTGGACGCCGAGTGGTGCGAGGTCGAGGTGCTGCGCCGGATCCGGCGGCGCTCCCTCGCGGCCCTGCGCGCCGAGGTCGAGCCGGTCGAGCAGCCCGCCTACGCGCGGTTCCTCGCGGACTGGCAGCACCTGGAGCCGGCGCCGGGCGGCGGCTCGCCGGCCACGCTGCGCGGGATCGACGGCGTGGCGACCGTCCTGGAGCAGCTCGCCGGGGTGCCCGTGCCCGCCAGCGCGTGGGAGTCGCACGTGCTGCCGGCCCGCGTGCGGGACTACGCCCCCGCGCAGCTGGACGAGCTGCTCGCGAGCGGGGAGTTCCTGTGGGCCGGCACCGCGGCCGCCGCCGGCACCGACGGCTGGATCGCCTTCCACCCGGCCGAGACGGTGGACCTCGGGATCGTGCGCGCCGAGGACTTCGAGCCCGGACCGGTGCACCGGGCGCTGGAGGCGGTGCTCGACGGCGGCGGGGCCTGGTTCTTCGGCCCGCTCGCCGCGCGCGTCCGGGCCGGCTGGGAGGGCGAGCCGCTGTCCACCCACGACCTGCTCGCCGCGCTCTGGGAGCTGGTCTGGGCCGGGCGGGTCGGCAACGACACCTTCGCACCGGTGCGCGGACTGCTCGGCCGGGGCCGGACCGCGCACAAGTCGCGCGCCCGCACGCCCCGCGCGCGCTCGGCCCGGCCCGGCGGGGGCGCCCGGCTGTCCCGGCTGCGCCGGCTCGAGGAGGCCACCGGGGCGTTCGGCGCCGGCGGCCTCGACGGCGAGGGCACCGGGACCCCGGGGCGCGGGGCCGGGATGCCGGTGGAACTGGGCCCGGCGGACGCCGCCCGGGCGGCCGGGCGCTGGTCGCTGCTGCCGGCCCCGCTCGAGGACCCGACGATCCGCGCGCACGCCGCCGCCGAGGCCCTGCTGGAGCGCTACGGCGTCATCACCCGCGGCTCCGTGGTCGCCGAGGAGGTCCCGGGCGGCTTCGGCACCCAGTACCGCCTGCTGACCCGGATGGAGGAGGCCGGCCAGGTCCGCCGCGGCTACTACGTTGAGCACCTCGGGGCCGCCCAGTTCTCCACCGGGGCCACCGTGGACCGGCTGCGCGGCTTCGCGCGCCAGGACGTGGCCGCCCCCGAGTCCCCGCCGTCCGGGCCGGGGGGCTGGTCCCCGCCCGGCAGTGGCGGCCGTCCGCGGCCGGGCCGGGACGAGTGGTCCCGTGCGGGTGGCGCCGCCCGGCCGGACCCCGGCCCACCGGCCCTCGCGCTGGCGGCCACGGACCCGGCCAACCCCTACGGCGCGGCCCTGCCGTGGCCGGAGCTGCCCCCGGGCCCGGACGGGGTGCGCCCCACGGGCCAGCGCCCGGGGCGCAAGGCCGGGGCCGTCGTGGTGCTCGTGGCCGGGGAGCTGGTGCTGTACGTGGAGCGCGGCGGGCGCACGCTGCTGTGCTTCTCCGAGGACCCGGAGGTCCTGGGGTCGACCGCCCGGGCGCTCGAGTGGGCGCTGCGGACCGCCCGGGTGGAGAAGATGTCCCTGGAGAAGGTCAACGGCCTGTCCCTGCCGGGCACGGCCCTGGCGGAGGCCCTGCTCGAGGCGGGGTTCTACTCCTCGCCCTCCGGCGTGAGGTTCCGCTCGTGA